In one Pseudomonas tensinigenes genomic region, the following are encoded:
- a CDS encoding ABC transporter permease subunit, with translation MPNGRQLVIGVPFIWLFLFFMLPFFIVLKISFAEADVAIPPYTEIYTYAEQKLQLLLNLGNYAMLAGDELYIAAYLGSLKMALISTILCLVIGYPMAYAIATARKELQTVLVLLIMMPTWTAILIRVYAWMGILSNNGLLNGFLMSMGFIDEPLQILNTNLAVYIGVVYSYLPFMILPLYANLVKHDNSLLEAASDLGSSTFNSFWKITIPLSKNGIIAGCMLVFIPVVGEFVIPELLGGPETLMIGKVLWQEFFNNRDWPVASALAVVMLAILIVPIILFNRSQAKEMEGKE, from the coding sequence ATCCCCAATGGCCGGCAGTTGGTCATCGGGGTTCCGTTCATCTGGCTGTTTCTGTTCTTCATGTTGCCGTTCTTCATCGTCCTGAAGATCAGCTTCGCCGAAGCCGACGTGGCCATCCCGCCGTACACCGAGATTTACACCTACGCCGAGCAGAAGCTGCAACTGCTGCTGAACCTGGGCAACTACGCGATGCTGGCGGGCGACGAGTTGTACATCGCCGCTTACCTCGGCTCGCTGAAGATGGCGCTGATCAGCACCATCCTTTGTCTGGTGATCGGCTACCCGATGGCCTACGCCATCGCCACCGCCCGTAAAGAGCTGCAAACGGTGCTGGTGCTGCTGATCATGATGCCGACCTGGACGGCGATCCTGATCCGCGTTTACGCGTGGATGGGCATTCTCAGCAACAACGGCCTGCTCAACGGTTTCCTGATGAGCATGGGCTTCATCGACGAGCCACTGCAGATCCTCAACACTAATCTTGCGGTGTACATCGGTGTCGTTTACTCGTACTTGCCGTTCATGATCCTGCCGCTGTACGCCAACCTGGTGAAGCACGACAACAGTCTGCTCGAAGCCGCATCGGACTTGGGTTCGAGCACTTTCAACAGTTTCTGGAAAATCACCATTCCGCTGTCCAAGAACGGCATCATTGCCGGCTGCATGCTGGTGTTCATCCCGGTGGTGGGTGAGTTCGTGATCCCGGAACTGCTCGGCGGTCCGGAAACCCTGATGATCGGTAAAGTGCTCTGGCAAGAGTTCTTCAACAACCGTGACTGGCCGGTGGCATCCGCGCTGGCAGTGGTGATGCTGGCGATCCTGATTGTGCCGATCATTCTGTTCAACCGCAGTCAGGCCAAAGAAATGGAGGGCAAAGAATGA
- a CDS encoding GlxA family transcriptional regulator, translating into MSKTVAIVVFPGVQSLDVSGPMDVFAEANRFLAPEDHYRLEVIGVERGPMACSNGLNLNAHWHFSEALEAYDLLLVAGGPQLPFMDFGATFDDWLRGACSRAQRFGSICNGAFMLARAGLLEGRTVTTHWNDAVALAQLCPTTQVEADHLYVEDGTLYTSAGVTAGIDLSLYLLARDHGAEVALSVAKRLVVFTQRSGGQSQFSPFLTPHAEPTSAVALVQLYVLANLTGDLTIADLANAANMSARNFSRVFARETKVTPAEFVERARVDAARVMLESTAAPLKTVAYQCGFRDAQHMRGVFNRRLGVTPQQFRLNFAVLL; encoded by the coding sequence ATGAGCAAAACCGTCGCCATCGTCGTGTTTCCCGGCGTGCAGTCGCTGGATGTCAGCGGCCCGATGGATGTGTTCGCCGAGGCCAATCGCTTCCTGGCGCCCGAGGATCACTATCGGCTCGAAGTGATCGGCGTCGAACGTGGCCCGATGGCCTGCTCCAACGGTTTGAACCTGAATGCCCATTGGCATTTCAGCGAAGCCCTTGAGGCCTACGACCTGTTGCTGGTCGCTGGCGGCCCGCAACTGCCATTCATGGATTTTGGCGCGACGTTTGATGATTGGCTGCGCGGGGCGTGTTCACGGGCGCAGCGCTTCGGTTCGATCTGCAATGGTGCGTTCATGCTCGCTCGCGCGGGGTTGCTGGAGGGGCGCACCGTCACCACGCACTGGAACGACGCCGTCGCGTTGGCGCAGTTGTGCCCGACGACGCAGGTCGAAGCGGATCACTTGTACGTCGAGGACGGCACGCTCTATACCTCGGCGGGGGTGACGGCGGGGATCGATCTGTCGCTGTACCTGCTGGCGCGTGATCACGGTGCTGAAGTGGCGCTGAGCGTGGCCAAGCGCTTGGTGGTGTTTACTCAGCGCTCCGGTGGCCAGTCGCAGTTCAGTCCGTTCCTGACGCCGCACGCGGAGCCGACGTCGGCGGTGGCGTTGGTGCAGTTGTATGTGCTGGCCAATCTCACGGGCGATCTGACGATTGCCGATCTGGCCAATGCGGCGAACATGAGTGCGCGCAATTTCTCCCGAGTGTTTGCCCGGGAAACCAAAGTCACGCCGGCGGAGTTCGTCGAGCGGGCGCGGGTGGATGCGGCGCGGGTGATGCTGGAGAGCACGGCGGCGCCGTTGAAGACGGTGGCGTATCAGTGTGGGTTTCGCGATGCGCAGCATATGCGCGGGGTGTTCAACCGGCGGCTGGGGGTGACGCCGCAGCAGTTTCGGTTGAATTTTGCGGTGTTGCTTTGA
- a CDS encoding ABC transporter permease subunit, which produces MKRIRFSSLMLIIGLLFIYLPMLILVIYSFNASKLVTVWGGWSIKWYVGLLDNTQLMGSVLRSLEIACYTAVAAVALGTLAAFVLTRITRFKGRTLFGGLVTAPLVMPEVITGLSLLLLFVAMAQMIGWPQERGIVTIWIAHTTFCAAYVAVVVSARLRELDLSIEEAAMDLGARPWKVFFLITIPMIAPSLAAGGMMSFALSLDDLVLASFVSGPGSTTLPMEVFSAVRLGVKPEINAVASLILLAVSIVTFMVWFFSRRAEEARKKAIQQAIEESAADSWKQPDVRRAPSPEAA; this is translated from the coding sequence ATGAAGCGCATCCGTTTCTCCAGCCTGATGCTGATCATCGGTCTGTTGTTCATCTACCTGCCGATGCTGATCTTGGTGATCTATTCGTTCAACGCCTCGAAACTGGTAACGGTGTGGGGCGGCTGGTCGATCAAGTGGTACGTCGGCCTGCTCGACAACACCCAACTGATGGGCTCGGTGCTGCGCTCGCTGGAAATCGCCTGCTACACCGCGGTTGCTGCGGTGGCGCTGGGCACGCTGGCGGCGTTCGTGCTGACGCGCATCACCCGTTTCAAGGGCCGCACGCTGTTCGGCGGCCTGGTGACAGCGCCGTTGGTGATGCCGGAAGTGATCACCGGTCTGTCGCTGTTGCTGCTGTTCGTGGCCATGGCGCAGATGATCGGCTGGCCGCAGGAGCGTGGCATCGTCACCATCTGGATCGCTCACACCACGTTCTGCGCGGCGTATGTGGCGGTGGTGGTGTCGGCGCGCCTGCGTGAGCTGGACCTGTCGATCGAAGAAGCGGCGATGGACCTCGGTGCGCGGCCGTGGAAGGTGTTCTTCCTGATCACCATCCCGATGATCGCGCCGTCGCTGGCGGCGGGCGGCATGATGTCGTTCGCGCTGTCGCTGGATGACCTGGTACTGGCGAGCTTCGTCTCCGGTCCGGGATCGACGACCCTGCCGATGGAAGTGTTCTCGGCGGTGCGTCTGGGCGTGAAGCCTGAGATCAACGCCGTGGCCAGTCTGATTTTGCTGGCGGTGTCGATCGTGACCTTCATGGTCTGGTTCTTCAGCCGCCGTGCCGAAGAAGCGCGCAAGAAAGCCATCCAGCAAGCCATCGAAGAAAGCGCAGCCGATTCGTGGAAGCAGCCGGACGTGCGTCGCGCACCAAGCCCGGAAGCCGCGTAA
- a CDS encoding HD domain-containing protein yields the protein MSTTIAGIKIPDSALARATTEYIRDIESDLLYHHSRRVFLFGALSGERQQLAYDPELLYVGAMFHDLGLVEGHRSDDERFEVDGANAAAAFLKPYGLSDDDIEQVWLSIALHTTPGVPKHLRPTVALVTAGVEMDVLGMDYAAFSTVQREAVVHAHPRGEGFKECIICAFADGLRHRPQTTFGNVKTDVLRDQEPGFKPMNFVEVIRQSPWTA from the coding sequence ATGAGCACAACCATCGCCGGCATCAAAATCCCCGACAGCGCCCTCGCCCGGGCCACCACCGAGTACATCCGCGATATCGAGTCCGATCTGCTCTACCACCACTCGCGCCGGGTATTTCTGTTCGGTGCATTGAGCGGCGAGCGCCAGCAATTGGCCTACGATCCGGAGTTGCTCTACGTCGGCGCAATGTTCCACGACCTCGGTTTGGTCGAAGGCCACCGCAGTGATGACGAGCGTTTTGAAGTCGACGGTGCCAACGCGGCAGCGGCGTTTCTCAAACCGTACGGGTTGAGCGATGACGATATCGAACAGGTCTGGCTGTCGATTGCCCTGCACACCACGCCGGGCGTGCCCAAGCATCTGCGCCCGACCGTGGCACTGGTCACCGCAGGCGTGGAGATGGATGTGCTGGGGATGGATTACGCAGCCTTCAGCACCGTGCAGCGTGAGGCAGTGGTGCATGCGCACCCGCGTGGAGAGGGTTTCAAGGAATGCATCATCTGCGCGTTTGCCGATGGTTTGCGCCATCGTCCGCAGACCACGTTCGGCAATGTGAAGACCGATGTGCTGAGGGATCAGGAGCCGGGGTTCAAGCCGATGAACTTTGTTGAAGTCATCCGCCAATCTCCCTGGACTGCGTAA
- a CDS encoding aspartate aminotransferase family protein: MTSNNPQTREWQALSNDHHLAPFSDFKQLKEKGPRIITNAKGVYLWDSEGNKILDGMAGLWCVAIGYGRDELADAAAKQMRELPYYNLFFQTAHPPALELAKAIADVAPEGMNHVFFTGSGSEGNDTMLRMVRHYWAIKGQPNKKVIISRKNGYHGSTVAGASLGGMTYMHEQGDLPIPGIVHIAQPYWFAEGGEMSPEEFGIWAANQLEEKILEVGVDNVGAFIAEPIQGAGGVIIPPDSYWPRIKEILAKYDILFVADEVICGFGRTGEWFGSDFYDLKPDMMTIAKGLTSGYIPMGGLIVRDTVVAVLNEGGDFNHGFTYSGHPVAAAVGLENIRILRDEKIIENAHNETAPYLQKRLRELNDHPLVGEVRGVGLLGAIELVQDKATRKRYEGKGVGMICRQFCFDNGLIMRAVGDTMIIAPPLVISKAEIDELVTKARKCLDLTLSALQG, from the coding sequence ATGACCAGCAACAACCCGCAAACCCGCGAGTGGCAAGCCCTCAGCAATGATCACCACCTAGCCCCGTTCAGCGACTTCAAGCAGCTGAAAGAGAAGGGCCCGCGGATCATCACCAACGCCAAGGGCGTTTACCTGTGGGACAGTGAAGGCAACAAGATTCTCGACGGTATGGCCGGTCTGTGGTGCGTGGCCATCGGTTATGGTCGCGATGAGCTGGCCGACGCGGCCGCCAAACAGATGCGCGAACTGCCGTACTACAACCTGTTCTTCCAGACCGCGCACCCGCCAGCGCTGGAACTGGCCAAGGCCATCGCCGACGTGGCACCGGAAGGCATGAACCATGTGTTCTTCACCGGTTCCGGCTCCGAAGGCAACGACACCATGCTGCGTATGGTCCGCCACTACTGGGCGATCAAAGGCCAGCCAAACAAAAAAGTCATCATCAGCCGCAAGAACGGTTATCACGGTTCGACCGTGGCCGGCGCGAGCCTCGGTGGCATGACTTATATGCACGAGCAAGGCGACTTGCCGATCCCGGGCATCGTCCACATCGCGCAGCCGTACTGGTTCGCCGAGGGTGGCGAGATGTCCCCGGAAGAGTTCGGCATCTGGGCGGCCAATCAGTTGGAAGAAAAGATTCTCGAAGTCGGCGTCGACAATGTCGGTGCCTTTATTGCCGAGCCAATTCAAGGCGCCGGTGGCGTGATCATTCCGCCCGACAGCTACTGGCCGCGCATCAAGGAAATCCTTGCCAAGTACGACATCCTTTTCGTCGCCGACGAAGTGATCTGCGGTTTCGGCCGTACCGGTGAGTGGTTCGGTAGCGATTTCTACGACCTCAAGCCCGACATGATGACCATCGCCAAAGGTCTGACCTCCGGTTACATCCCGATGGGTGGGCTGATCGTTCGCGACACCGTTGTTGCGGTGCTCAACGAAGGTGGCGATTTCAACCACGGCTTCACCTACTCCGGTCACCCGGTGGCAGCGGCGGTGGGCCTGGAAAACATCCGCATCCTGCGCGACGAAAAAATTATCGAGAACGCGCACAACGAAACGGCACCGTATTTGCAGAAACGTCTGCGGGAACTGAACGATCACCCGTTGGTGGGTGAAGTTCGCGGCGTCGGTCTGTTGGGCGCGATCGAGCTGGTGCAGGACAAGGCCACGCGCAAGCGTTACGAAGGCAAGGGCGTCGGCATGATCTGCCGCCAGTTCTGCTTCGACAACGGCCTGATCATGCGCGCTGTGGGCGACACCATGATCATCGCGCCGCCGCTGGTGATCAGCAAAGCCGAGATCGATGAGCTGGTTACAAAGGCACGCAAGTGTCTGGACCTGACCCTCAGTGCGTTGCAGGGCTAA
- a CDS encoding ABC transporter ATP-binding protein, whose translation MAVASGAYKKALEGDQTPKQVLVKIDRVTKKFDETIAVDDVSLEIKKGEIFALLGGSGSGKSTLLRMLAGFERPTEGRIFLDGVDITDMPPYERPINMMFQSYALFPHMTVAQNIAFGLKQDKIPAAEVDARVAEMLKLVQMSQYAKRKPHQLSGGQRQRVALARSLAKRPKLLLLDEPMGALDKKLRSQMQLELVEIIERVGVTCVMVTHDQEEAMTMAERIAIMHLGWIAQIGSPIDIYETPTSRLVCEFIGNVNIFEGEVIDDAEGHATITCKDLDRQIYVGHGISTSVQDKSVTYAIRPEKLLVTADQPTCEYNWSSGKVHDIAYLGGHSVFYVELPSGKLVQSFVANAERRGARPTWGDQVYVWWEDDSGVVLRS comes from the coding sequence ATGGCAGTTGCCTCCGGCGCCTATAAGAAAGCCCTCGAGGGCGACCAGACACCGAAACAGGTGTTGGTCAAAATCGACCGGGTCACGAAGAAATTCGACGAGACGATTGCCGTGGACGATGTGTCCCTGGAAATCAAAAAGGGCGAGATCTTCGCCCTGCTCGGCGGTTCGGGATCGGGCAAATCCACTCTGCTGCGGATGCTGGCAGGGTTCGAACGGCCCACGGAGGGGCGCATTTTCCTCGACGGCGTCGACATCACCGACATGCCGCCGTACGAACGTCCGATCAACATGATGTTCCAGTCGTACGCCTTGTTCCCGCACATGACCGTGGCGCAGAACATCGCCTTCGGCCTCAAGCAGGACAAGATCCCGGCGGCTGAAGTCGACGCTCGCGTGGCCGAGATGCTCAAGCTGGTGCAGATGAGCCAGTACGCCAAGCGCAAGCCGCATCAACTGTCTGGCGGTCAGCGTCAGCGCGTGGCGCTGGCACGTTCGCTGGCCAAGCGGCCGAAGTTGCTGCTGCTCGACGAACCGATGGGCGCACTGGACAAGAAACTGCGTTCGCAGATGCAGCTGGAACTGGTGGAAATCATCGAGCGCGTCGGCGTGACTTGCGTGATGGTGACCCACGACCAGGAAGAGGCCATGACCATGGCCGAGCGCATCGCGATCATGCACTTGGGCTGGATCGCCCAGATCGGCAGCCCGATCGACATCTACGAAACCCCGACCAGCCGTCTGGTCTGCGAATTCATCGGCAACGTCAACATCTTTGAAGGCGAAGTGATCGACGACGCCGAAGGCCACGCGACCATCACCTGCAAGGACCTCGACCGGCAGATCTATGTCGGCCACGGCATCAGCACTTCGGTGCAGGACAAGTCGGTCACCTACGCGATTCGTCCGGAGAAGCTGCTGGTCACCGCCGATCAACCGACCTGCGAATACAACTGGTCGAGTGGCAAGGTGCACGACATCGCCTACCTCGGCGGACACTCGGTGTTCTACGTTGAATTGCCGAGCGGCAAACTGGTGCAGTCGTTTGTGGCCAACGCCGAACGTCGCGGCGCACGTCCGACCTGGGGCGATCAGGTTTACGTGTGGTGGGAAGACGACAGCGGCGTGGTACTTCGCTCATGA
- a CDS encoding penicillin acylase family protein yields the protein MKRVFTVLGLLIVVLLAGVGWYVYSKQPTRQGQVELRNLQGSVTVRYDERGVPHIRAENETDLYRALGYVHAQDRLFQMESMRRLARGELAEVLGPKLLDTDKLFRSLRIRERAASYVASLDKQSPAWKGLQAYLDGINQYQDSHAAPIEFDVLGIPKRPFTAEDSISVAGYMAYSFAAAFRTEPLLTYVRDQLGADYLKVFDLDWQPKGVLAKDHGKSTPPLAAGDWKDLNALARLSEQALIDNGLPQFEGSNAWVIAGSRSQSGKPLLAGDPHIRFSVPSVWYEAQLSAPGFELYGHHQALVPFAFLGHNLDFGWSLTMFQNDDLDLIAEKVNPDNPNQVWYRGQWTDMVVTQQQINVKGQTPVILTLRQSPHGPIVNDALGSAAGKTPIAMWWAFLETPNPILEGFYQLNRADTLAKARAAAAKVQAPGLNLVYANAKGDIAWWASALLPKRPAGVRPEFMLDGSSNQADKDGFYPFSANPQEENPARGYIVSANFQPLSPTGMEIPGYYNLADRGQQLNRQLSDKSVKWTNEANQKLQLGTATGYGPRLLAPLLPVLREVVSDPAQLKLVEQLAQWPGDYPLDSVSATVFNQFLYDLANAAMRDELGNDFFETLLSTRVIDAALPKLAANADSPWWDNRSTPNKETRADIVRAAWQASMQHLKLTLGDNSAEWKWGAAHTLTHGHPLGQQKPLERIFNVGPFAAPGSHEVPNNLSAKIGPAPWPVTYGPSTRRLVDFADPAHGLTINPVGQSGVPFDSHYDDQAEAYVDGMYVQAHFNAEEVTANTRSTLKLLPARAAP from the coding sequence ATGAAGCGCGTGTTCACCGTACTTGGCTTGCTCATCGTTGTCCTGCTCGCCGGCGTCGGCTGGTATGTCTACAGCAAACAACCGACGCGCCAGGGCCAGGTCGAACTGCGCAACCTGCAAGGTTCGGTGACCGTACGCTACGACGAGCGCGGTGTGCCGCACATTCGTGCCGAGAACGAAACCGACCTCTACCGCGCCCTCGGCTACGTGCATGCCCAGGATCGCCTGTTCCAGATGGAGAGCATGCGCCGCCTCGCCCGGGGCGAACTGGCCGAAGTGCTCGGGCCGAAGCTGCTCGACACCGACAAACTGTTCCGCAGCCTGCGCATCCGTGAGCGCGCTGCCAGTTACGTCGCCAGTCTCGATAAACAGTCGCCGGCGTGGAAGGGCCTGCAAGCCTATCTGGATGGCATCAACCAATATCAGGACAGCCACGCCGCGCCGATCGAGTTTGACGTGCTGGGCATCCCCAAACGACCTTTCACGGCAGAAGACAGCATCAGCGTCGCCGGCTACATGGCCTACAGCTTTGCCGCCGCATTTCGCACCGAGCCGCTGCTGACCTACGTGCGCGATCAGCTCGGCGCCGATTACCTCAAGGTCTTCGACCTCGACTGGCAGCCAAAAGGCGTCCTCGCCAAGGATCACGGCAAATCGACTCCACCCCTGGCCGCTGGCGACTGGAAAGACCTCAACGCCCTCGCCCGCCTCAGCGAACAGGCGCTGATCGACAATGGCCTGCCGCAGTTCGAAGGCAGCAACGCCTGGGTCATCGCGGGCAGCCGCAGCCAGAGCGGCAAACCGCTGCTGGCGGGTGATCCGCACATTCGTTTCTCGGTGCCGTCGGTGTGGTACGAGGCGCAACTGTCGGCGCCGGGCTTCGAGTTGTACGGTCATCATCAGGCGTTGGTGCCGTTTGCTTTTCTGGGGCACAACCTCGATTTCGGCTGGAGCCTGACCATGTTCCAGAACGACGATCTCGATCTGATCGCCGAGAAGGTCAATCCGGATAACCCGAATCAGGTCTGGTATCGCGGCCAGTGGACCGACATGGTCGTCACCCAACAGCAGATCAATGTGAAGGGCCAAACACCGGTAATCCTCACCCTGCGTCAATCGCCCCACGGGCCGATCGTCAACGATGCACTGGGATCTGCTGCCGGGAAGACACCGATTGCGATGTGGTGGGCCTTCCTCGAAACACCGAACCCGATCCTCGAAGGCTTCTACCAGCTCAACCGTGCCGACACCCTGGCCAAGGCCCGCGCCGCTGCCGCAAAAGTCCAGGCGCCGGGGCTGAACCTGGTTTACGCCAACGCCAAAGGCGATATCGCCTGGTGGGCCTCGGCGTTGCTACCCAAGCGCCCGGCCGGGGTGCGGCCGGAATTCATGCTCGACGGCAGCAGCAATCAGGCCGACAAGGACGGTTTCTACCCGTTCAGCGCCAACCCGCAGGAAGAGAACCCGGCGCGCGGCTACATTGTCTCGGCCAACTTCCAGCCGCTCTCGCCGACCGGCATGGAGATTCCCGGTTACTACAACCTCGCCGATCGCGGCCAGCAACTCAATCGCCAGCTCAGCGACAAGAGCGTGAAGTGGACCAACGAGGCCAACCAGAAACTGCAACTGGGCACCGCCACCGGCTACGGCCCGCGCTTGCTGGCGCCATTGCTGCCGGTGCTGCGCGAGGTGGTCAGCGATCCGGCACAGTTGAAACTGGTCGAGCAACTGGCGCAGTGGCCAGGCGACTATCCGCTGGATTCGGTCAGTGCGACAGTGTTCAACCAGTTCCTCTACGACCTCGCCAATGCGGCAATGCGGGATGAGTTGGGCAATGACTTCTTCGAGACATTGCTGTCGACGCGGGTGATCGATGCGGCGCTGCCGAAACTGGCGGCGAATGCCGATTCACCGTGGTGGGACAACCGCAGCACGCCGAACAAGGAGACCCGCGCCGATATCGTCCGCGCGGCGTGGCAGGCGAGCATGCAGCACTTGAAGCTGACCCTGGGCGATAACTCTGCCGAGTGGAAATGGGGCGCTGCGCACACGCTGACTCACGGCCATCCGCTGGGACAGCAGAAGCCGCTGGAGAGGATTTTCAATGTCGGGCCGTTTGCGGCGCCGGGCAGTCATGAAGTGCCGAACAATCTGTCGGCGAAGATCGGCCCGGCGCCATGGCCGGTGACTTACGGACCGTCGACGCGTCGGCTGGTGGATTTTGCCGATCCGGCGCATGGCTTGACGATCAACCCGGTCGGTCAGAGCGGTGTGCCGTTTGATAGCCACTATGACGATCAGGCTGAGGCGTATGTCGACGGGATGTATGTGCAGGCGCATTTCAATGCCGAAGAGGTGACGGCGAATACGCGCAGTACGTTGAAGCTGTTGCCGGCGCGGGCAGCGCCTTAA
- a CDS encoding polyamine ABC transporter substrate-binding protein yields the protein MPIFSSLRKALLATAGLTIAVGAQAAGTVHIYNWSDYIGESTLADFQKATGIKPVYDVFDSNETLEGKLLAGRTGYDVVVPSNHFLGKQIKAGAFQKLDKSQLPNYSNLDPALLKRLEQNDPGNLYAVPYLWGTNGIGYNVDKVKAVLGVDKIDSWGVLFEPENIKKLQSCGVAFLDSADEMMPTVLNYLGLNANSTNPKDYEKATAKLLAVRPYVTYFHSSKYIGDLANGDICVAIGFSGDIFQAKNRAAEAKKGVNIAYAVPKEGGALWFDMLAIPKDSSNVKEAHAFINYLLKPEVIAQVSDYVGYANPNPGSDKLMEQSIRTDASVYPPQAVIDKAYVSTELPPNIQRLMTRSWTKVKSGM from the coding sequence TTGCCTATTTTTTCTTCTTTGCGCAAAGCCCTGCTGGCCACTGCCGGCCTGACGATTGCTGTCGGAGCCCAGGCCGCCGGTACGGTGCATATTTATAACTGGTCCGATTACATCGGCGAATCGACGTTGGCCGACTTCCAAAAGGCAACCGGGATCAAACCGGTCTACGACGTCTTCGATTCCAACGAAACCCTGGAAGGCAAGTTGCTGGCCGGGCGTACCGGTTACGACGTGGTCGTGCCGTCGAACCACTTCCTCGGTAAGCAGATCAAGGCGGGCGCGTTCCAGAAGCTCGACAAGTCGCAGCTGCCGAATTATTCCAATCTCGACCCGGCGCTGCTCAAGCGTCTGGAACAGAACGATCCGGGCAACCTGTACGCCGTGCCGTACCTGTGGGGCACCAACGGCATCGGTTACAACGTCGATAAAGTGAAGGCCGTGCTGGGTGTCGACAAGATCGATTCGTGGGGCGTTTTGTTCGAGCCTGAGAACATCAAGAAGCTGCAAAGCTGTGGCGTGGCATTCCTCGATTCGGCGGATGAAATGATGCCGACCGTGCTCAACTATCTGGGCCTGAATGCCAATAGCACCAATCCGAAGGACTACGAAAAGGCCACCGCCAAGCTGCTCGCGGTGCGTCCTTACGTGACCTACTTCCACTCCTCGAAATACATCGGTGATCTGGCTAACGGCGACATCTGTGTAGCGATTGGTTTCTCCGGCGATATCTTCCAGGCGAAGAACCGCGCAGCGGAGGCCAAGAAAGGCGTGAACATCGCCTACGCGGTGCCGAAAGAGGGCGGCGCGTTGTGGTTCGACATGCTTGCGATTCCGAAGGACTCGTCCAACGTCAAAGAAGCCCACGCCTTCATCAACTATTTGCTGAAACCTGAGGTGATCGCCCAGGTCAGTGATTACGTCGGTTATGCCAACCCCAATCCGGGTTCGGACAAGCTGATGGAACAATCCATCCGTACCGATGCGTCGGTGTATCCGCCGCAGGCCGTTATCGACAAGGCCTACGTATCGACCGAGTTGCCACCGAACATTCAGCGCCTGATGACCCGCAGCTGGACCAAGGTCAAGTCGGGGATGTAA
- a CDS encoding polyamine ABC transporter substrate-binding protein: MKALGKKLAGKTLLAMSLMGVMAAAAQADDKVLHVYNWSDYIAPDTVANFEKATGIKVVYDVFDSNETLEAKLLAGKSGYDIVVPSNNFLAKQIKAGVYQELDKSKLPNWKNLDEDLLKAVGDASDPGNKHAFPYMWGSIGIGYNPAKVKAALGIDKIDSWDVVFKPENIEKLKSCGVSFLDAPTEMIPAALHYLGKPTNSKDKADLKAAEDLFLKIRPSVAYFHSSKYISDLANGNICVAVGYSGDLEQSKTRAQEAGDKVKLAYTIPKEGAGTFYDMVAIPKDAENVEAAYKFMNYLLEPQVMAGITNAVRFPNGNKAATPLVDKDITSDPSIYPSAEVKKQLYAISDLDAATLRLITRSWTKIKSGK; encoded by the coding sequence ATGAAGGCATTAGGCAAAAAGCTCGCTGGCAAGACTCTGCTCGCCATGTCCCTGATGGGAGTCATGGCGGCTGCGGCGCAGGCGGACGACAAGGTGTTGCACGTCTACAACTGGTCCGACTACATCGCCCCGGACACTGTGGCCAACTTCGAAAAAGCCACCGGGATCAAAGTCGTCTATGACGTCTTCGACAGCAACGAAACCCTGGAAGCCAAGCTGCTGGCCGGCAAATCCGGTTACGACATTGTGGTGCCTTCCAATAACTTCCTCGCCAAGCAGATCAAGGCCGGTGTTTACCAGGAGCTGGACAAGTCCAAGCTGCCAAACTGGAAGAACCTCGACGAAGACCTGCTCAAGGCTGTTGGCGATGCCAGCGACCCGGGCAACAAGCATGCCTTCCCGTACATGTGGGGTTCCATCGGCATCGGCTATAACCCGGCGAAGGTCAAGGCTGCGCTGGGCATCGACAAGATCGATTCCTGGGACGTGGTGTTCAAGCCTGAAAACATCGAGAAGCTCAAAAGCTGCGGCGTAAGCTTCCTCGACGCACCGACCGAAATGATTCCGGCGGCGTTGCACTATCTGGGCAAGCCGACCAACAGCAAGGACAAGGCTGACCTGAAAGCCGCCGAAGACCTGTTCCTGAAGATTCGTCCTTCGGTTGCCTACTTCCATTCCTCCAAGTACATCTCCGACCTGGCCAACGGCAACATCTGCGTCGCCGTCGGTTACTCGGGTGACCTGGAGCAATCCAAGACCCGCGCCCAGGAAGCCGGTGACAAGGTCAAACTGGCCTACACCATTCCAAAAGAAGGTGCTGGCACGTTCTACGACATGGTCGCCATTCCCAAGGATGCCGAAAACGTCGAAGCCGCCTACAAGTTCATGAACTACCTGCTTGAGCCGCAAGTGATGGCCGGCATCACCAACGCCGTGCGTTTCCCGAACGGCAACAAAGCTGCCACGCCACTGGTGGACAAGGACATCACCAGCGATCCGAGCATCTACCCGTCGGCTGAAGTGAAGAAGCAGCTCTACGCGATCAGCGATCTGGACGCAGCGACCCTGCGCCTGATCACTCGCAGCTGGACCAAGATCAAATCCGGTAAATAA